A stretch of Thermus neutrinimicus DNA encodes these proteins:
- a CDS encoding alanine--glyoxylate aminotransferase family protein — translation MLLLTPGPTPIPERVQRVLLRPMRGHLDPEVLAINRAIQERLARLFDPGEGALLAALAGSGSLGMEAGLANLDRGPVLVLVNGAFSQRVAEMAQVHGLEPTVLEFPPGEPVDPEAVAKALRARRYRMVALVHGETSTGVLNPAREVGALAKEAGALFFLDAVTTLGMLPFSMRGMGVDYAFTGSQKCLSAPPGLAPIAVSLEARRAFTGRRGWYLDLARVAEHWERGGYHHTTPVLLHYALLEALDLVLEEGTEARERRAKEVYAWLLEELKARGFSLYPKASPLPTVLVVRPPEGVEADRLVKALYAQGVAVAGGIGPTRGQVLRLGLMGEGARREPYGEFLRALDRVLALA, via the coding sequence ATGCTGCTTCTGACCCCTGGACCTACCCCCATCCCCGAGCGCGTGCAAAGGGTTCTTCTCCGTCCCATGCGGGGCCACCTGGACCCCGAGGTGCTGGCGATAAACCGGGCCATCCAGGAGAGGCTTGCCCGGCTTTTCGACCCCGGGGAAGGGGCCTTGCTGGCGGCTTTGGCGGGCTCGGGAAGCCTAGGCATGGAGGCTGGCCTTGCCAACCTGGACCGGGGCCCAGTCCTGGTGCTGGTGAACGGGGCCTTCTCCCAGAGGGTGGCGGAGATGGCCCAGGTCCACGGCCTGGAGCCCACGGTTTTGGAGTTTCCTCCGGGCGAGCCCGTGGACCCGGAGGCGGTGGCCAAGGCCCTAAGGGCCCGGCGCTACCGCATGGTGGCCCTGGTGCACGGGGAGACCTCCACCGGGGTGCTGAACCCGGCCCGGGAGGTGGGGGCCCTGGCCAAGGAGGCCGGGGCCCTTTTCTTCCTGGATGCCGTCACCACCCTGGGGATGCTCCCCTTTTCCATGCGGGGGATGGGGGTGGACTACGCCTTCACCGGTAGCCAAAAGTGCCTCTCCGCTCCCCCGGGCCTGGCCCCCATTGCCGTGAGCCTCGAGGCCCGCCGGGCCTTCACCGGCAGGCGGGGCTGGTACCTGGACCTTGCCCGGGTGGCGGAGCACTGGGAGCGGGGCGGCTACCACCACACCACCCCTGTCCTCCTGCACTACGCCCTCTTGGAGGCCTTGGACCTGGTCCTGGAGGAGGGGACGGAGGCCCGGGAACGCCGGGCAAAGGAGGTCTACGCCTGGTTGCTGGAGGAGCTAAAGGCCAGGGGATTTAGCCTTTACCCCAAGGCCAGCCCCCTGCCCACGGTGCTGGTGGTGCGCCCCCCCGAGGGGGTGGAGGCGGACCGCCTGGTCAAGGCCCTCTACGCCCAGGGGGTGGCGGTGGCCGGGGGGATCGGGCCCACCCGGGGGCAGGTCTTGCGGCTGGGCCTCATGGGGGAGGGGGCCCGGCGGGAGCCCTACGGGGAGTTCCTGAGGGCCTTGGACCGGGTTCTGGCCCTAGCGTAG
- a CDS encoding DnaJ C-terminal domain-containing protein yields MKDYYAILGVGREATQEEIKKAYRRLALQYHPDRNPGDKEAEERFKEINEAYAVLSDPEKRAQYDRGLLGAPELRTEDLFDLFAQVFGFRTGRTAPRGEDLEAQVEVELEDLLKGKEAEVAYARLVPCEACGGQGGRRVVCPTCGGRGAVESYRQGLFGAFVTRSTCPHCKGQGHLLAETCPVCRGRGRVAREERVRVRIPPGMDENHLLRVPGYGNLGPGGPGDLYVRLKIRPHPHLEREGADLVYRLKIGLAQAALGARVEVPGVSGPIPLEIPPGTGHGEVFELPGEGLPHPGEARRGALRVVVELSVPKHLSPKAKELLRAYAKEVGEEVAPEGFFERLRGLFRK; encoded by the coding sequence ATGAAGGACTACTACGCCATCCTGGGGGTGGGCCGGGAGGCCACCCAGGAGGAGATCAAAAAGGCCTACCGGAGGCTCGCCCTCCAATACCACCCCGACCGCAACCCCGGGGACAAGGAGGCGGAGGAGCGCTTCAAGGAGATCAACGAGGCCTACGCCGTCCTCTCCGACCCCGAGAAACGGGCCCAGTACGACCGGGGGCTATTAGGGGCGCCGGAACTCCGCACCGAGGACCTCTTTGACCTCTTCGCCCAGGTCTTCGGCTTCCGCACCGGGCGCACCGCCCCCAGGGGGGAGGACCTCGAGGCCCAGGTGGAGGTGGAGCTGGAAGACCTCCTCAAGGGGAAGGAGGCGGAGGTGGCCTACGCCCGCCTTGTCCCCTGCGAGGCCTGCGGGGGCCAGGGGGGTAGGCGGGTGGTCTGCCCCACCTGCGGGGGCAGGGGGGCAGTGGAGAGCTACCGCCAGGGCCTCTTCGGGGCCTTCGTCACCCGCTCCACCTGCCCCCACTGCAAGGGGCAGGGCCACCTCCTGGCGGAAACCTGCCCCGTGTGCCGGGGCCGGGGCCGGGTGGCGCGGGAGGAAAGGGTTCGGGTACGAATCCCTCCGGGCATGGACGAGAACCACCTTTTGCGGGTGCCGGGCTACGGGAACCTAGGACCCGGCGGCCCCGGGGACCTCTACGTGCGCCTGAAGATACGCCCCCACCCCCACCTGGAGCGGGAAGGCGCCGACCTCGTCTACCGCCTGAAAATCGGCCTAGCCCAGGCGGCCTTAGGCGCCCGGGTGGAGGTCCCCGGGGTTTCGGGCCCCATTCCCCTGGAGATCCCTCCGGGCACGGGGCACGGGGAGGTCTTTGAGCTTCCCGGGGAAGGCCTCCCCCACCCGGGGGAGGCCAGGCGGGGAGCCCTTCGGGTGGTGGTGGAGCTTTCCGTGCCCAAACACCTAAGCCCCAAGGCCAAGGAGCTCCTCAGGGCCTACGCCAAGGAGGTGGGAGAGGAGGTGGCCCCCGAGGGCTTCTTTGAAAGGCTAAGGGGGCTCTTCCGCAAGTAG
- a CDS encoding cold-shock protein — translation MQKGRVKWFNAEKGYGFIEREGDTDVFVHFSAINAKGFRTLNEGDIVTFDVEPGKNGKGPQAVNVTVVEPARR, via the coding sequence ATGCAGAAGGGTCGGGTCAAGTGGTTCAATGCGGAGAAGGGCTACGGCTTCATCGAGCGCGAGGGCGACACGGATGTGTTCGTCCACTTCAGCGCCATCAACGCCAAGGGGTTCCGCACCCTGAACGAGGGGGACATCGTCACCTTTGACGTGGAGCCGGGCAAGAACGGCAAGGGCCCCCAGGCGGTGAACGTCACCGTGGTGGAGCCGGCCCGCAGGTAA
- a CDS encoding GNAT family N-acetyltransferase — translation MGGMRTLNLSLRPVLPEDAPLLHGLFLRSPGYFALIGMEPPALEDVARDLATLEKDQRRRAFLLFLEKEAVGYLDYKLHYPEPEDATLSLLLIREDRQGQGLGRRALEHLLNHLTGAERLYAVVYGNNARAKAFFQAQGFRHVKDGGPTLSWYVREL, via the coding sequence ATGGGAGGGATGCGGACCCTTAACCTCAGCTTACGTCCGGTGCTTCCAGAGGACGCCCCCCTCCTGCACGGGCTCTTCCTGCGAAGCCCCGGGTACTTCGCCCTAATCGGCATGGAACCCCCGGCCCTCGAGGACGTGGCCCGGGACCTGGCCACCCTGGAGAAGGACCAGCGCCGCCGGGCCTTCCTCCTCTTCCTGGAGAAGGAGGCGGTGGGGTACCTGGACTACAAGCTCCACTACCCCGAGCCCGAGGACGCCACCCTAAGCCTCCTCCTCATCCGGGAAGACCGCCAAGGGCAGGGCCTGGGGCGAAGGGCCCTAGAGCACCTCCTAAACCACCTGACGGGGGCCGAGCGGCTCTATGCGGTGGTCTATGGCAACAATGCCCGGGCCAAGGCCTTCTTCCAGGCCCAGGGCTTCCGTCACGTGAAGGACGGAGGCCCCACCCTAAGCTGGTACGTGCGGGAACTATGA
- a CDS encoding ferredoxin: MPHVICEPCIGVKDQSCVEVCPVECIYDGGDQFYIHPEECIDCGACVPACPVNAIFPEEDVPEQWKSYIEKNRKLAGLG, from the coding sequence ATGCCGCACGTGATCTGTGAACCCTGCATCGGCGTAAAGGACCAGTCCTGCGTGGAGGTCTGCCCTGTGGAGTGCATCTACGATGGGGGGGACCAGTTCTACATCCACCCCGAGGAGTGCATCGACTGCGGGGCCTGCGTACCCGCCTGCCCGGTGAACGCCATCTTCCCCGAGGAGGATGTTCCCGAGCAGTGGAAGTCCTACATTGAGAAGAACCGCAAGCTGGCTGGTCTAGGTTAG